The Mycobacterium haemophilum DSM 44634 sequence CAGTGCGGTTGGCGTGCCGTGCCCCGTCATTGCACAACAGCCAACCCTGGCAGTGGGAATACCGCCGCGGCCGGCTGCACCTGTTCCTCGATGCAAGCCGGGTCATGAACAGCGACCGATCGGGACGGGAGGCGCTGATCAGTTGCGGCGCACTGCTCGACCACCTTCGAGTGGCGATGGCCGCGGTCGGTTGGCAGGCCGAGATCAACCGGTTCCCGGATCCGGACAACCCAAACCACCTGGCGTCGATCGACTTCACCCCGACTGATCGGGTGAGTGAAGTCGAGCGTCGTCGCGCCGACGCGATTGTGGTACGCCGCACCGATCGGCTGCCCCTCATGGCGCCGACGGACTGGGAGTCGTTCGAGCCCGCGCTGCACAACGCCGTCGACAGCAGCGGGGTATGCCTGCAGGCGATGTCCGGCGACGTGCATCAGCAACTGGTGGACGCGTCGCAGCTCGCCGACTCACTGCGGTTCTACAACACCACGTACTATGACGAACTATCCTGGTGGACAGGGCCATTCGAGGCGTCAGAAGGCATTCCGTACCCCTCCTTGGTGTCGGCGGCCGAGGCTCACCGGGTCGACGTCGGGCGCCGGTTCCCTCACGCCCGGCGCGGCGAAAGGCGCCCGGAGGTTCCTGAAGACGACTCCCAGGTCTTGGCGCTGTGCACCGCCGGCGACGACCGCGCCGATGCGTTGGCGTCAGGAGAAGCGCTTTCCAGGGTCTTACTGGAATGCACGATGGTCGGCTTGGCTACCTGCCCGGTCACCCACATCACCGAGGTGCGGGCCAGCCGTGAGCTCATCCGGGCGCTGCTGGACCACGACGCGGTGCCCCAGGTTCTGATTCGAGTCGGCGTGGCGCCGGCCATGGAAGAGCCACCGCCAGCCACACCGCGACGGCCACTCGATGACGTTCTGCACGTGGTCGGGGACTGACCTCGACGAGTTGCCCGGCGAACACTGCATCGACAAGGGGCCATTTTCGTGCCCGTCGGGTAACGAAGTCGTGAATGCG is a genomic window containing:
- a CDS encoding Acg family FMN-binding oxidoreductase codes for the protein MMETEIIKDAVRLACRAPSLHNSQPWQWEYRRGRLHLFLDASRVMNSDRSGREALISCGALLDHLRVAMAAVGWQAEINRFPDPDNPNHLASIDFTPTDRVSEVERRRADAIVVRRTDRLPLMAPTDWESFEPALHNAVDSSGVCLQAMSGDVHQQLVDASQLADSLRFYNTTYYDELSWWTGPFEASEGIPYPSLVSAAEAHRVDVGRRFPHARRGERRPEVPEDDSQVLALCTAGDDRADALASGEALSRVLLECTMVGLATCPVTHITEVRASRELIRALLDHDAVPQVLIRVGVAPAMEEPPPATPRRPLDDVLHVVGD